The following are encoded together in the Brassica napus cultivar Da-Ae chromosome A9, Da-Ae, whole genome shotgun sequence genome:
- the LOC106453768 gene encoding uncharacterized protein LOC106453768, with protein sequence MDLVIIVSGNWIKKNKYVFNADSRGCRVLHLDENSTHEAFAKSILDDYGLNEMSDHIQLSYMFSNKSLKTMAHDTPPVYVSNTRQLQGFVALKKIEQLRLCVEITENKDDRAREKTKTNFSFSSEVEASEVESRDDNYSGSYDGCSSEKEEEDNEIDCSSIVEGENQNVGGEDETGKENEEDDEFDSRFDMFDDSDGASSEDDNFSSYGESLLEDEESPTIPPKKIYQNFSMSGSKESEEVLLRLEMSSLNLAVGQRYESKADLERRLKLLTVKDQFDYDVDISTRTLFIVKCWVDGCIWRVRASTKGESPAFYVCIYESNHTCSTTERSNRCRNATPDILGELYKNFLGDVGPAVRPTSVGIAIIKQFGVKVITLV encoded by the coding sequence ATGGATCTGGTTATTATTGTTTCCGGTAACtggattaagaaaaacaaatatgtattcAACGCTGATAGTAGAGGGTGTAGAGTTCTCCATTTAGATGAGAACTCTACACATGAAGCTTTCGCAAAGTCTATTCTCGATGATTACGGATTGAATGAAATGAGTGATCATATTCAGCTAAGCTACATGTTCTCGAATAAATCATTGAAAACAATGGCGCACGACACTCCACCAGTGTACGTGTCCAATACTCGGCAGTTGCAAGGTTTTGTAGCCCTAAAGAAAATCGAACAACTACGTCTTTGTGTTGAGATTACGGAGAACAAGGACGACAGAGCAAGAGAGAAGACTAAAACAAACTTCAGTTTTAGCTCAGAAGTAGAAGCGTCAGAAGTTGAGTCCAGAGACGATAATTACAGTGGGAGTTACGATGGTTGCAGTtcggagaaggaagaagaggacAATGAGATTGATTGCTCTAGTATTGTGGAAGGAGAAAATCAGAACGTAGGCGGAGAAGATGAAACAGGaaaagaaaacgaagaagacgatgaaTTTGATAGCCGATTTGATATGTTCGACGACTCGGACGGTGCGTCATCTGAAGATGATAACTTCAGCTCATACGGTGAGTCTCTTTTAGAAGACGAAGAGTCACCAACGATACCTCCCAAGAAGATATATCAAAACTTCTCGATGAGCGGGTCTAAAGAGAGTGAGGAGGTTCTTCTAAGGTTGGAGATGTCGTCGTTAAATCTTGCGGTAGGGCAACGATACGAGAGTAAAGCCGATTTGGAGAGACGACTGAAACTTCTTACAGTGAAGGATCAATTTGATTATGATGTAGACATATCAACCCGAACATTATTCATTGTTAAGTGTTGGGTTGATGGATGTATCTGGAGGGTTCGTGCTTCTACCAAAGGGGAATCCCCGGCGTTCTATGTTTGTATTTACGAATCGAATCATACATGTTCTACCACTGAGCGTTCTAATCGATGTCGAAATGCAACACCTGATATTTTAGGAGAGTTGTACAAGAACTTTCTCGGCGACGTTGGTCCGGCCGTTCGCCCTACGAGTGTTGGAATAGCTATCATTAAGCAGTTTGGTGTAAAGGTAATTACTTTGGTGTAA